In Elaeis guineensis isolate ETL-2024a chromosome 1, EG11, whole genome shotgun sequence, a genomic segment contains:
- the LOC105035006 gene encoding uncharacterized protein isoform X2, protein MSFLSLVLNKSSIYFNSIREVYEAWVIYNFLSLCLAWVGGPGAVVLSLSGRVLKPSWCLMTCCFPAIPLDGRFIRRCKQGGLQFVILKPILVVITFILYAKGKYEDGNFSVDQAYLYITIMYTISYSMALYALALFYVACRDLLRPFNPVPKFIIIKSVVFLTYWQGVLVFLAAKSGFIVNAEKAADFQNFIICVEMLAAAVGHLYAFPYKEYAGANIGGSGGLSGSLSHALKFNDFYHDTVHQFAPTYHDYVLYSSNEGDEGARKYRSRTFVPTGQEMDAVRKNKHMYGGRLDEIQLSSVSTSGTNSPVISSTSPDQTDLEAIKSSLLKESAASASQPYDLSVLIDTDLSNYPAKVPAVDETNKR, encoded by the exons CTATGAAGCTTGGGTCATTTATAATTTCCTTTCACTCTGCTTGGCATGGGTGGGAGGTCCAGGTGCTGTAGTGTTGAGCTTAAGTGGCCGAGTTCTGAAGCCATCATGGTGCCTGATGACATGCTGTTTTCCTGCTATTCCTCTTGATGG GCGTTTTATACGGAGATGCAAGCAAGGTGGTTTGCAGTTTGTGATCCTGAAGCCTATTTTAGTCGTGATTACCTTCATACTCTATGCAAAAGGAAAATACGAGGATGGAAATTTTAGTGTGGATCAAGCCTATCTTTATATCACAATTATGTACACTATATCATATTCGATGGCATTGTATGCTCTTGCCTTGTTCTATGTGGCATGCAGAGATCTGCTTCGGCCATTCAACCCGGTCCCAAAGTTTATCATAATCAAATCTGTTGTTTTCCTCACATATTGGCAG GGTGTCTTGGTTTTTCTGGCTGCCAAGTCTGGGTTTATAGTAAATGCGGAAAAAGCTGCTGATTTTCAAAACTTCATTATATGCGTTGAGATGCTTGCAGCAGCAGTGGGCCACCTATACGCCTTCCCCTACAAGGAATATGCAGGTGCCAATATTGGTGGATCCGGTGGTCTGAGTGGAAGCCTTTCTCATGCTTTGAAATTCAACGACTTTTACCATGACACCGTTCACCAG TTTGCCCCAACCTATCATGATTATGTGCTCTACAGCAGTAATGAGGGCGATGAGGGAGCACGGAAGTATCGATCGCGCACCTTCGTGCCAACCGGGCAGGAGATGGATGCTGTTAGAAAGAACAAACACATGTATGGGGGCAGATTAGATGAGATACAGCTGTCCAGCGTCTCCACATCTGGCACCAATAGTCCTGTCATATCAAGCACGTCACCAGACCAGACGGACCTGGAAGCAATCAAATCTTCATTGCTCAAGGAGAGTGCTGCTTCTGCATCACAGCCTTATGATCTCTCAGTGTTGATTGACACAGATCTTTCTAATTACCCTGCCAAGGTTCCTGCAGTTGATGAGACAAACAAAAGATGA
- the LOC105035008 gene encoding pentatricopeptide repeat-containing protein At1g31790, with translation MGFALAAKAAAAAAAEAATVPLPLVAPRRHHFQLHLRLLPSNNSTVATPTAATSSRTTTTSRWRRRQSPTQPPAQALPPLLQRPQKLSTMNKPQPHLPISISTTPETDPPAPDTSSISTDGEDAEQGVVPETCTATDVLHLMDGLQLPIEADLYLSLVRECTHSRDAFQGAQVHAHIQRSRPRLLRRAAGLPLANRLLLMYATCGQADSARHMFDRMPFRDPMSWAAMLATLAHHGGHREALQLFAEMRKSAVEAGGRYLDALVLVTTLRSCVRARELGLARQVHGLALKVLGESGAIGCGGIGSSLLQCYSMLGCHQSARRVFERMRIGSRGAAAWTCMITGCCGVGRFEEALYVFREMGRAGHRRNSHVVSSILAACARIGDSGWGGRQVHASAVKLGVDADRYVGSSLVDMYAKHGLLKDARRAFETIAGSGDPVCWNAMLAGYARGGCCSEAISLLYQMRAAGVRPKELIVNQVRMACST, from the coding sequence ATGGGGTTCGCACTGGCTGCgaaagcagcagcagcagcagcagcagaggCGGCCACCGTCCCTTTACCACTCGTCGCCCCCAGGCGGCACCACTTCCAGCTCCACCTCCGCCTCCTTCCGTCCAACAACAGCACCGTGGCTACCCCGACAGCCGCAACATCGTCAAGAACAACGACAACATCGAGGTGGCGGCGGAGGCAATCACCAACACAACCTCCCGCCCAAGCTCTGCCGCCGCTGCTGCAACGCCCCCAAAAGCTATCCACCATGAATAAACCACAGCCCCACCTTCCTATCTCTATCTCCACCACCCCCGAAACAGACCCACCTGCACCTGATACCAGCAGCATTAGCACTGATGGGGAGGATGCAGAACAAGGTGTCGTCCCGGAGACCTGTACCGCCACCGACGTCCTGCACCTCATGGACGGCCTGCAACTCCCCATCGAGGCGGACCTGTACCTGTCCCTCGTCAGGGAGTGCACCCACTCCAGGGACGCCTTCCAAGGCGCCCAGGTCCACGCCCACATCCAGCGGAGCCGCCCCCGCCTCCTCCGCCGCGCGGCCGGCCTTCCCCTCGccaaccgcctgctgctcatgtaCGCCACCTGCGGTCAGGCGGACAGCGCCCGCCATATGTTCGACCGAATGCCCTTCCGAGACCCCATGTCGTGGGCCGCTATGCTGGCCACCCTCGCCCACCACGGTGGCCACCGGGAAGCACTGCAGCTGTTCGCGGAGATGCGCAAGTCggcggtggaggccggcggtCGCTACTTGGACGCCCTCGTCCTTGTCACGACGCTCAGGTCATGCGTTAGAGCGAGGGAGCTGGGACTCGCTCGGCAGGTGCATGGGCTAGCCCTCAAGGTGCTGGGAGAAAGCGGTGCTATTGGGTGCGGAGGGATAGGCAGCTCCCTGCTTCAGTGCTACAGCATGCTCGGATGCCATCAAAGCGCCCGGAGGGTCTTTGAAAGGATGAGGATCGGTTCGCGGGGTGCCGCGGCGTGGACGTGCATGATCACCGGATGCTGCGGAGTGGGGCGGTTCGAGGAGGCTTTGTACGTCTTCAGGGAGATGGGAAGAGCGGGGCACAGGAGGAACTCCCATGTCGTCTCGAGCATTCTCGCGGCATGTGCGAGGATAGGGGATAGTGGCTGGGGCGGGAGGCAAGTCCACGCCAGCGCCGTCAAGCTCGGGGTGGACGCGGATCGGTACGTGGGGAGCAGCCTGGTGGACATGTATGCCAAGCATGGGCTCTTGAAAGACGCGAGGAGGGCATTCGAAACGATCGCTGGCTCCGGAGACCCCGTGTGCTGGAATGCGATGCTTGCCGGCTATGCACGCGGAGGATGCTGCTCCGAGGCAATTAGCTTGCTTTACCAGATGCGGGCAGCGGGAGTCAGGCCCAAGGAATTGATAGTCAACCAAGTAAGGATGGCTTGTAGCACCTGA